AGATCAAACAAGCAGGTGAGCTTGGTATCTCCGCTGGCCGATGACGCTTTCATCTCCCATCGCTCAGCGTCCAGCTTGTTCCATTTCGGCGGTTGGATTCGGGTCAAGAACGTGCCGGGATCGAGTTTGATCAAGTCCTTGCGTTCGGCGAACTCGTCATCCCCGATCAATCCGTAATTGAATTGGAGTCGCTCCTCCGGTTCGGTCTTCAAGTGGAGGCCGACCTGCGGAAACTGCTCGTCCGTCAGGATGCCGCGCTGACGAACGATATCGTAAATGAAAACTTTGCCGTGCACCGCCACGCAAATCGGGACCTTACCGAACGGATCGGAGAGAATCATCCCTTGCGATTCGCGGCCGCGATTGCGGTCCCAGCCAACATGAGCGCGATAGGCGAAAGGCCCCAATCCCGGTAGCGAAAAGATAAACTCGCACGATTTCACACGTTCGTTATCGGGCGACAAGACTGGCATGCGGGCGATCAAGTCTTCCAGCTTGGGCGGTTCGGCGCCGATGGCGAACGAACAACAAGCGAGCCAGCCAAGACATCCAATAGCGATACGAGCGAACATCAGCAACTCCATTCACGCTGGGGGACAAGCAGATGCCGCTAGAGTAGCGGAGTCTCAACCGATCAGCAAGAATTTCCGTGCGGAAGAGCACGGCTCACAGAGACGCGGCACACCCTGCTAGGTTGCCGGGCGAAGCTCTTTCAGCTTCGCCTGTGCCTGCATGATGTCTTGCGGCAGCGGCGCGAGGAACTCGCGGATCTGGCTATCATCTGGATGGGCGATTGCCAGGCGGCGGGCATGGAGCGCCGTGCGGCCGATCACCACCGCGTCGCTGTCGTCGTGCTTTAGTTCGCCCAGCGTCAGCACGCGGCGTCCGCCGTAATGCGGATCGCACAATACCGGATGGCCGGCGTGGGCCAGGTGGACGCGGATCTGATGCGTACGTCCCGTCTTCGGCAGCGCTTTGACGGCGGCGAAGCCGTTGTACCGCTCGATCACTTCGTAGAAGGTCTGGGCTTCTTTCCCTTCGTCATCACCGCGGCGGATCGCCATGCGTTCACGAATCTTCGGGTGAGGGCCGATCGGCTGGTTGATCATGTCCCGATCGCGATCAGGCGCGCCGACGACCAGGGCGAAGTACTCCTTCTCTGTCGTGCGATCTTGGAACTGCTTCTTCAGGTACTCATGCGCTTCGTCATCTTTGGCGATCAGGATGACGCCGCTGGTGTCGCGGTCGAGACGATGCACGATGCCGGGCCGGGTCGGGCCGCCGCTGGTGCTCAGTTGGGCGAAGTTGCCGCGTAGCGCCTCGGTCAGCGTCCCTTTCCATTGCCCCTTGGCCGGGTGGGTGATCATCCCGGCAGGCTTGTTGATGGCCGCGATCCGGTCATCCTGGTAGATAATGTCGAGCTGAATGCTGCTGTTGCCGACCTGCTCGTCACTTCGCGGCTCGACCGTCGGATAGACCAGCAGTTCGCCGACGGTCAGCTTGTGAGCCGGACGACAGTTGATGCCGTCGATCGTGACATGGCCCGCTTCAATCGCTTTGCGGATCTGCCCACGGCTGACGCCTTCGAACAGCGTGGCGAGATATTGGTCGACGCGGCGTCCCGCCTCTTCGGCGGTGACGACCAGTTCGTGCAGCGGTGAATCAGAATCAGGCATTCGGCTCTGCGACTACTCGGCGGCCGGTTGCTCTTCGGTCGCCGGCTTTTCTGCGGTCTCAGCCGGTGCTTCCGGGGCCGGTTCCGACATCGGCGCTTCGGCGGCCGCCTTTTCCTCAGCGGCCGGTTTCGCTTCTTCGGCCGTTTTTTCATCAGCCGTCGGCGGAGCGGACGGGGCCGGCGAATCAGCCGGAGTTTCGGTCGCCGGCGATTCCGGCTGCGGCATCAGGTCGCCTTCGCCCGGTTGCGGCAGGCCCGAGTTGTCCGGCATCAGGTTGATCGGGGCGCTGCCGGGTCCGTCAAGCAATCCGCCGGCTCCGCCGGGGCGAGTCAACGCGTCGCGCGACGGCAAGGTCAGGTTCGGGTCGCTCGGCAGATCCTGGTTCAAAATGCCGGTCGTCGGCGATGCCTTCGGAGCGAAGTCTTGCTCGCTGTACCAGGTATAGAACTCTTCGGTCCCTTTGCTCTTGAGCAGTTCCAAACGCTCGCCAGCCCATTTGCCGAAGGGGGACTCCGGAAACTGCGACGACAGCTTTTCGTAAGTTTCGGTCGCAGTCTGGAGGCTTTCCTTGGTCGCCAGGACTTCGCTCGACTGACCGATGCCCCACATGGCGCGTTGCTTCAGTTCCGGTACATCGGCCGCATTCCGAGCATTCTCGAAAGCCTTGATCGAACGCTCCAGATCGAGCTTTGCATCGTCGGGCTGGGTGAAATACTTTTCCAGCCCTTGGCGGTAGAGATCGTAGCCTAGGAACAGCTCGGCCCAGGCGCCTGCCGGACGACCGTGATAGGCGCTGCCGACCGCTTCCAAAGCTGGCGTCATTTGAGCGTCTTGCTGCCCCATCAACGCCGAGGCGGTGAACAGTTCGCCCCAACCGCTGGCCCGGGCCATCTTGTTTTGATACTGGAACCAGGTAACCGCGATCCCGGCCACCAGAATCGCAATCACCACCCCTGCCACGATCTTGGCCTGAGGGCCCATTTGCTCCATTCCCTTTTCGAGAACTTGCTCCAGATCGTTTTTCTGCAGTTCGTGGCGGCGTTCGCTTTTCATGACTGACGTAGCACGGTTTGAGGGCAACTGGGGGCGGAAAGCTACTTAACAGTAGCCGACGCCTAGATTTAGAGTCCAAACCGTGAATATAGAAGCGATGCGCAAGGGGCGTCAAGACCGAGTGCCGCTTGGACTGGGGGAAATGGGCTCTCTAGCTTGCGCATTCTTCCAGGCCGTGCGGAATGACGAATGCCGACGCTCGAATGACGAATTTTCTCGCAAATTTTCTTCATTCGACCTTCCAGATTCGTCATTTTCTTCGCCCGGTTGCCAAAATAGCCAGTCACAAATTACGATCGATCCTCTCGTCGATCAGCGGCGGTCGCAAGCAACACTCGGTGCAAGGAAGTACGGACTCCGTGAGCGGACTGAATCTGGCCCAACAAGACGCAGTCGATACCCTCTCTGGACCGATGCTGGTACTGGCCGGCGCCGGTTCGGGCAAGACCCGCGTCGTGACGTTCCGTATCGCCAACCTCATTCGCCATGGGGTTCGGCCAGGCCGCATCCTGGCGGTGACGTTCACCAACAAAGCGGCGGCCGAAATGCGCGAACGCGCACTCTCGATCCTCGGCAGCAAGACGACCGAGCAGCCGGTCGTCTCGACGTTTCACTCGCACTGCGTCCAGGTACTGCGGCGAAACATCAATCGCTTGGGCTATCCGCTGAAGTTCGCCATTTACGATCGCGGTGACCAGGAATCGGTGATCCGGGCCGCACTGCGCGAAATCCGCGTCCCCAACGAATCGCTCCGCCCCGGCGATGCGCTCAATAACATCAGCCGCTGGAAAACGGCCGGCATTCGTCCTCCGGAAGCGGTCGGCCACGCCCAAACCGACAAAGAGCATCTTTCGGCCATGGCCTATCGCCGTTATCAGAACGCGCTAAAAAGCTGCGGCGCCGTCGACTTTGACGATCTGCTGCTGCTGACCGAAGAGCTGTTCACCAACCACGACGACATCCGCGAAGAGGAAGCGTCGAAGTTCGATCACCTGATGATCGACGAATACCAGGACACCAACGGCAGCCAGTACCGGATTGTCCGCGGCTTGGCCGAAGCGCACCGCAACCTGTGCGTGGTCGGCGACGACGATCAATCGATCTACTCGTGGCGCGGCGCCGAAGTTCAGCACATTCTGCGTTTCCAGCGCGACTGGCCCGAGGCGAAGGTGATCTACCTGAAAGATAACTACCGCTGCACGGCGGCGATCTTGGAACTGGCCAACCGCCTGATTCAGTTCAACTCGACGCGGTACGACAAAGACCTGGAAGCGGCCCGCTTTGGCGGCGAACGCCCGCAGATCTGGCAGTTCAAAGACGAAGAAAAAGAGGCCGAAGAAGTCGTCAACGACATCGCCCGCAAGTTGACGCAGCCCGAGTTCGAACCTCGCGACTTTGCGATTCTATTTCGCACCAACGAACAGCCGCGTGCGTTTGAGCAACAACTGCGTACGATGAAGATCCCCTACATCTTGATCGGCGGGATGTCGTTCTTCGACCGCAAAGAAGTTCGCGATCTGATCTCCTACTTGAAGGTGATTCATTCGCCGATCGACGAGGTTTCGCTGTTGCGAATTTTGAACACGCCCCCGCGCGGCATCGGGCAGCAAACGGTCAAGCAACTGATGGACTACGCCGTCAACGAAGGGAAACCGCTGTGGGAAGCGTTTCCCTCGGTCCGCTCGATCCGCGGCCTCTCCGACAACGCCGCCAACGCGGTGATCGATTTCTCGTCGCTGATCCGCCGCTACCAAAAGCGGTTTGAAACCGAACCGATGTCACACGTCGTCCGTTCGCTGATCGTCGACATCAAGTACCAGAAAGAGCTGGAGCGGCTCTATCCTGACCCGAAAGATCGCGAGTCGCGGGAGATGGCGATCGAACAGGTGGTCAACGCCGTGAGCGCCTTCGAGTCGAGCCGCAAGAAACCAACGCTCAGCAAGTTCCTAGACGACTCGGCACTGTCAGGCGGCGACTTCGACAACGAGAAGGAAAAGCAGCTGGCCCAAAACGGCGTTGTGCTCATGACGCTGCACGCCGCCAAGGGGCTAGAGTTCCCCAACGTTTACATGGTCGGCATGGAAGAAGGCATCTTGCCACATGCCCGAAGCGTGAAAGAAGAAGGCGCCGCGGTCGAAGAAGAACGCCGGCTTTGCTACGTCGGCATCACGCGAGCGCAAGACCGTTTGACCTTCTCACTGGCGACCTCCCGCAAGCGTTGGGGTAAAGCCCGACCGACCGATACCAGTCGGTTCCTGTACGAGATCACCGGCCAGGCCGACAACGCCGCCAAGTCGGCCCGGATGGCAAAGTCGCCACGAGACCGCGCCCGCAGAGCGACTAAACGAGGTT
This region of Blastopirellula retiformator genomic DNA includes:
- a CDS encoding RluA family pseudouridine synthase; translated protein: MPDSDSPLHELVVTAEEAGRRVDQYLATLFEGVSRGQIRKAIEAGHVTIDGINCRPAHKLTVGELLVYPTVEPRSDEQVGNSSIQLDIIYQDDRIAAINKPAGMITHPAKGQWKGTLTEALRGNFAQLSTSGGPTRPGIVHRLDRDTSGVILIAKDDEAHEYLKKQFQDRTTEKEYFALVVGAPDRDRDMINQPIGPHPKIRERMAIRRGDDEGKEAQTFYEVIERYNGFAAVKALPKTGRTHQIRVHLAHAGHPVLCDPHYGGRRVLTLGELKHDDSDAVVIGRTALHARRLAIAHPDDSQIREFLAPLPQDIMQAQAKLKELRPAT
- a CDS encoding tetratricopeptide repeat protein, which gives rise to MKSERRHELQKNDLEQVLEKGMEQMGPQAKIVAGVVIAILVAGIAVTWFQYQNKMARASGWGELFTASALMGQQDAQMTPALEAVGSAYHGRPAGAWAELFLGYDLYRQGLEKYFTQPDDAKLDLERSIKAFENARNAADVPELKQRAMWGIGQSSEVLATKESLQTATETYEKLSSQFPESPFGKWAGERLELLKSKGTEEFYTWYSEQDFAPKASPTTGILNQDLPSDPNLTLPSRDALTRPGGAGGLLDGPGSAPINLMPDNSGLPQPGEGDLMPQPESPATETPADSPAPSAPPTADEKTAEEAKPAAEEKAAAEAPMSEPAPEAPAETAEKPATEEQPAAE
- a CDS encoding ATP-dependent helicase; the protein is MSGLNLAQQDAVDTLSGPMLVLAGAGSGKTRVVTFRIANLIRHGVRPGRILAVTFTNKAAAEMRERALSILGSKTTEQPVVSTFHSHCVQVLRRNINRLGYPLKFAIYDRGDQESVIRAALREIRVPNESLRPGDALNNISRWKTAGIRPPEAVGHAQTDKEHLSAMAYRRYQNALKSCGAVDFDDLLLLTEELFTNHDDIREEEASKFDHLMIDEYQDTNGSQYRIVRGLAEAHRNLCVVGDDDQSIYSWRGAEVQHILRFQRDWPEAKVIYLKDNYRCTAAILELANRLIQFNSTRYDKDLEAARFGGERPQIWQFKDEEKEAEEVVNDIARKLTQPEFEPRDFAILFRTNEQPRAFEQQLRTMKIPYILIGGMSFFDRKEVRDLISYLKVIHSPIDEVSLLRILNTPPRGIGQQTVKQLMDYAVNEGKPLWEAFPSVRSIRGLSDNAANAVIDFSSLIRRYQKRFETEPMSHVVRSLIVDIKYQKELERLYPDPKDRESREMAIEQVVNAVSAFESSRKKPTLSKFLDDSALSGGDFDNEKEKQLAQNGVVLMTLHAAKGLEFPNVYMVGMEEGILPHARSVKEEGAAVEEERRLCYVGITRAQDRLTFSLATSRKRWGKARPTDTSRFLYEITGQADNAAKSARMAKSPRDRARRATKRG